The following coding sequences lie in one Crassostrea angulata isolate pt1a10 chromosome 10, ASM2561291v2, whole genome shotgun sequence genomic window:
- the LOC128166869 gene encoding elongator complex protein 3 produces MGKNKVKTIVPGSSREELMVMTVTEIVNQLIQAHQQGKDVNLNRIKSKISSKYGLSSQPRLVDIIAAVPQEYKKILLPKLKAKPVRTASGIAVVAVMCKPHRCPHIAMTGNICVYCPGGPDSDFEYSTQSYTGYEPTSMRAIRARYNPYLQTRHRVEQLKQLGHSVDKVEFIVMGGTFMSLADEYRDYFIRNLHDALSGHTSSGVDEAVKYSEKSMTKCIGITIETRPDYCLRKHISDMLRYGCTRLEIGVQSVYEDVARDTNRGHTVKAVTESFQMAKDAGFKVVAHMMPDLPNVGWERDVEQFIEFFENPAFRADGLKIYPTLVIRGTGLYELWKTGRYKSYPPSGLIDLIARILALVPPWTRVYRVQRDIPMPLVSSGVEHGNLRELALARMKDLGTQCRDVRTREVGIQEIHNKVKPYEAELIRRDYCANGGWETFLSYEDPEQDILIGLLRLRKCSPDTFRPELRSGCSIVRELHVYGSVVPVHARDPTKFQHQGFGMLLMEEAERIAREEHGSSKIAVISGVGTRNYYRKIGYELDGPYMSKSLV; encoded by the exons ATGGGAAAAAATAAAGTGAAAA CTATTGTACCTGGCTCATCTCGAGAGGAGCTGATGGTCATGACAGTAACAGAGATTGTGAATCAGTTAATTCAAGCACACCAGCAAGGAAAAGATGTCAATCTTAACAG aatcaaaagcaaaatttcgAGCAAGTATGGCCTTTCAAGTCAGCCAAGACTTGTTGATATTATAGCAGCAGTTCCACAAGAGTACAAAAAG aTTTTGTTGCCAAAGTTAAAAGCAAAACCTGTCCGCACTGCTAGTGGA ATTGCTGTTGTAGCTGTGATGTGTAAACCTCACCGATGTCCCCACATTGCCATGACAGGCAATATCTGTGT ATATTGTCCTGGGGGCCCTGATTCAGACTTTGAATACTCAACCCAGTCCTACACAGGATATGAG CCAACTTCCATGCGAGCAATCAGAGCCAGGTACAACCCATATTTACAGACAAGACACAGGGTGGAACAG TTAAAGCAGCTGGGTCACAGTGTTGATAAGGTGGAATTTATTGTGATGGGTGGAACATTTATGAGTCTGGCAGATGAATACAGGGACTACTTTATTAGGAACTTACATGATGCATTGTCAGGACACACCAGTAGTGGTGTGGATGAAGCAGTCAA atattcaGAAAAAAGTATGACAAAATGTATTGGAATTACAATAGAAACACGTCCAGATTACTGTCTCCGTAAGCACATCAG TGATATGCTTCGGTACGGCTGCACTAGACTGGAGATAGGAGTTCAGAGTGTTTATGAAGATGTGGCTCGGGACACAAACAG agGGCATACAGTAAAGGCAGTAACAGAGTCTTTCCAGATGGCCAAGGATGCTGGGTTTAAGGTGGTGGCTCACATGATGCCAGACCTCCCCAATGTTGGCTGGGAGAGGGATGTGGAACAGTTTATT gaattttttgaaaatccagCATTTAGAGCAGATGGTTTAAAGATTTACCCAACTCTGGTCATAAGAGGAActg GGTTATATGAATTATGGAAGACTGGTCGGTACAAGAGTTATCCCCCCAGTGGTCTCATTGACTTGATTGCCAGAATTTTAGCGCTTGTCCCACCATGGACCAGAGTTTACAGAGTTCAGAG AGATATCCCCATGCCTTTAGTGAGCTCAGGAGTGGAACATGGAAATTTACGAGAATTAGCTCTGGCCAGAATGAAGGACCTGGGTACACAGTGTCGAGATGTCAGAACAAGAGAAGTGGGGATTCAGGAAATTCACAACAAAGTCAAGCCTTACGAG gCCGAGTTAATCAGAAGGGACTACTGTGCTAATGGAGGTTGGGAGACGTTTTTGTCATACGAAGACCCAGAACAGGACATTTTGATTGGTTTACTCAGGTTACGGAAGTGCTCACCCGACACCTTCCGGCCAGAGCTACGGTCAGGCTGCTCCATCGTCAGGGAGCTCCACGTGTATGGCAGTGTGGTGCCAGTCCATGCTAGGGACCCCACCAAGTTCCAGCATCAG ggcTTTGGTATGCTGTTGATGGAGGAAGCAGAGAGGATAGCTAGAGAGGAACATGGGTCCTCTAAAATAGCCGTTATATCAG GTGTTGGCACAAGAAATTACTATAGGAAAATTGGATATGAGCTAGATGGGCCTTACATGTCAAAGTCGCTTGTTTAA
- the LOC128166871 gene encoding nuclear transcription factor Y subunit gamma-like: MSDPNYTPGGSSPTGGVTISGEANMMLQQFWPKTISNIRSLKQDDFKQQELPLARIKKIMKLDEDVKMISAEAPVLFAKAAEIFISELSLRAWIHTEDNKRRTLQRNDIAMAITKFDQFDFLIDIVPRDELKPAKRQDDSTRNTSMLPDQIQYYLQLANQQAQQQQQQQQQQQQQQQQQQTQVQQTPPQQIVQQAQPVQTQITQQQPQTTQIQLPGGQIIQQPFQIHQAASAQNSVVAQPQVIQIQAPHQQTIQTSQAPVQQVQIQQPQQQTQVYQQVVTPAGVQNVPIQLTPAQLQAIQMQLQGKQGNQPIIIQSSEQPAVQTIQTVTQADQSQFGQGVYQIQQLPNGQQVYIQQTEVDHSEQDGS; this comes from the exons ATGTCTGATCCCAACTATACACCCGGTGGGTCTTCTCCCACTGGAGGGGTTACCATTAGTGGGGAGGCTAACATGATGCTCCAACAGTTCTGGCCAAAGACCATCAGCAACATTAGATCTCTGAAACAG GATGACTTTAAGCAACAAGAACTACCGTTGGCAagaattaaaaagataatgaaACTTGATGAAGATGTGAAG ATGATCAGTGCAGAAGCTCCTGTATTGTTTGCTAAGGCTGCAGAGATTTTCATTAGTGAGCTCTCACTTCGTGCCTGGATCCACACAGAAGATAACAAGAGAAGAACACTACAG AGAAATGATATTGCCATGGCAATTACAAAGTTTGACCAGTTTGATTTCCTCATTGACATAGTTCCTAGAGATGAACTCAAGCCTGCAAAAAGACAA GATGATTCTACAAGAAATACCTCAATGCTGCCAGATCAAATACAGTATTACCTACAACTTGCCAATCAACAAGCTCAgcaacagcaacaacaacagcagcagcaacaacaacaacagcaacaacaacagACACAAGTGCAGCAGACACCCCCACAGCAAATTGTGCAACAGGCACAACCTGTCCAGACTCAAATAACACAACAGCAACCTCAGACAACACAGATACAGCTTCCTG GGGGACAGATTATACAACAACCTTTCCAGATCCATCAAGCTGCCTCAGCTCAGAACTCTGTG GTAGCACAGCCTCAGGTGATCCAGATACAAGCCCCTCATCAACAAACAATACAGACAAGCCAAGCTCCAGTGCAACAAGTTCAAATTCAACAACCTCAGCAACAGACACAAGTTTATCAACAAGTCGTTACTCCAGCCGGAGTCCAAAACGTCCCT ATTCAGCTGACCCCAGCCCAACTACAGGCCATTCAGATGCAGCTACAAGGAAAACAGGGTAATCAGCCAATCATCATTCAATCCTCAGAGCAGCCCGCAGTCCAAACGATACAGACAGTCACACAGGCCGACCAGTCACAGTTTGGACAG GGTGTGTATCAGATACAACAGTTACCTAATGGACAGCAAGTGTACATACAACAGACCGAGGTCGACCACAGTGAACAGGATGGCTCTTAG